A genomic window from Cupriavidus basilensis includes:
- a CDS encoding metal-dependent hydrolase, which translates to MMPVRRDVHPHLPASRIADWHVRGRHVTHFVNALSIFFPAGERFFMDSVRAYRDAVTDPELKRAIAGFIGQEAMHTREHILYNRLMTDAGLPAEPLDRFVGKLLNVLRKILPKSWQLAHTIALEHYTAMLAGGLLADPDQMGGSEPGYHQVWIWHALEETEHKAVAYDVWNAVMKPGLYRYLLRTFTMLTTTVTFWAMVFVFHIRLVMADRECRNKLGGFGGVVRFLWGKPGVLRKMMPEWFDYFRPGFHPWDHDNRAQLARIEPLIAQIEATSARAGVSSRAPSVRAAA; encoded by the coding sequence GTCACCCACTTCGTCAACGCGCTCTCGATCTTCTTTCCGGCGGGCGAACGCTTCTTCATGGACAGCGTGCGCGCCTATCGCGACGCTGTGACCGACCCCGAGCTCAAGCGCGCCATCGCAGGTTTTATCGGCCAGGAGGCCATGCACACGCGCGAGCATATTCTCTACAACCGGCTGATGACGGATGCGGGCCTGCCCGCCGAGCCGCTCGATCGGTTCGTTGGCAAACTGCTCAACGTGCTGCGCAAGATACTGCCCAAGTCATGGCAGCTCGCGCACACCATCGCGCTCGAGCACTACACCGCGATGCTTGCCGGCGGGCTGCTGGCCGACCCGGACCAGATGGGCGGCTCCGAGCCCGGCTATCACCAGGTGTGGATCTGGCACGCGCTGGAAGAGACCGAGCACAAGGCGGTGGCCTACGACGTGTGGAATGCCGTGATGAAGCCGGGGCTGTATCGCTATCTGCTGCGCACCTTCACCATGCTCACCACCACCGTGACGTTCTGGGCGATGGTGTTCGTGTTCCACATCCGGCTGGTGATGGCCGATCGCGAGTGCCGCAACAAGCTCGGCGGCTTTGGCGGCGTGGTGCGTTTCCTGTGGGGCAAGCCCGGCGTGCTGCGCAAGATGATGCCGGAGTGGTTCGATTATTTCCGGCCGGGGTTTCATCCGTGGGATCACGACAACCGTGCGCAACTGGCGCGCATCGAGCCGCTGATCGCGCAGATCGAGGCCACCTCCGCGCGGGCCGGCGTGTCCAGCCGGGCGCCTTCGGTGAGGGCTGCGGCATGA
- a CDS encoding rubredoxin: MKIWQCEICGLVYDEAAGMPEHGIAPGTAWSAVPEDWSCPDCGMRKGDFQMVAL, encoded by the coding sequence ATGAAGATCTGGCAGTGCGAGATTTGCGGGCTGGTCTACGACGAAGCCGCTGGCATGCCGGAGCATGGCATCGCGCCCGGCACGGCCTGGAGTGCCGTGCCGGAAGACTGGAGCTGCCCCGATTGCGGCATGCGCAAGGGCGATTTCCAGATGGTGGCGCTTTAG
- a CDS encoding MerR family transcriptional regulator, with product MAFFKRSAAPTSSPSSASSSAPTAHDAAGSGSGNGTPPEYTIDELARAAGTTVRNVRSYQDRGLIDPPERRGRVGIYTQTHLGRLRLINHLLARGYTLNNIQELLKAIVEGHDLRSILGLESAIGSPWTDEAPRHYSYLALARLFGRAISRPALAKAIALGLLEPDGMGYLARSPRMLTAGVEIARAGFALEDVLSIVEHARGHFEAVSDRIVAMVVRELDRFGEGKLPPPQDVPRLVDILWRIRPLAMVAVEAEMMRAMEQSANKYLGDRVAAIIEHLHDAPEDGGAGNAPKAGPRKARR from the coding sequence ATGGCCTTCTTCAAGCGCAGCGCTGCGCCCACCTCCTCGCCGTCGTCCGCGTCGTCATCCGCGCCCACCGCCCACGATGCCGCCGGCTCCGGCTCCGGCAACGGCACGCCGCCGGAATACACCATCGACGAACTCGCGCGGGCGGCCGGCACCACGGTGCGCAATGTGCGCTCCTACCAGGACCGCGGCCTGATCGATCCGCCCGAGCGGCGCGGCCGTGTGGGCATCTACACGCAGACGCACCTGGGCCGGCTACGGCTGATCAACCACCTGCTGGCGCGCGGCTACACGCTGAACAATATCCAGGAGCTGCTCAAGGCCATCGTGGAAGGGCACGACCTGCGCTCCATCCTCGGGCTGGAATCCGCTATCGGCAGCCCGTGGACCGACGAAGCGCCGCGCCACTATTCCTACCTGGCGCTGGCCAGGCTGTTCGGCCGCGCGATATCGCGCCCGGCGCTGGCCAAGGCCATCGCGCTTGGCCTGCTGGAGCCGGACGGCATGGGCTACCTCGCACGCAGCCCGCGCATGCTGACTGCCGGCGTGGAGATCGCGCGCGCGGGATTTGCGCTGGAAGATGTGCTGTCCATCGTCGAGCACGCACGCGGGCACTTTGAAGCCGTATCGGACCGGATCGTGGCCATGGTGGTGCGCGAGCTGGACCGCTTCGGCGAAGGCAAGCTGCCACCGCCGCAGGACGTGCCGCGGCTGGTGGATATCCTGTGGCGCATCCGCCCGCTGGCCATGGTGGCGGTGGAAGCGGAGATGATGCGGGCCATGGAGCAGTCGGCCAACAAATACCTCGGCGACCGCGTGGCGGCCATCATCGAGCATTTGCACGACGCACCGGAAGACGGCGGCGCGGGCAACGCGCCAAAGGCTGGGCCGCGCAAGGCCAGGCGCTGA
- a CDS encoding LysR family transcriptional regulator, whose protein sequence is MHIRWLEDFVCLAQAGSLARAAELRNVTPPAFGRRMQALEVWAGAPLIDRSVFPVRLTDEGRQFLEAAQSALRTLDETRMSLRAAHRADASTVVIVTGKTLARSMVPAWLAGLRHALRNDKAAAGFRTRLSTFATHDALAIFTEGDADFLLCYNSPEQPVTLDSARYQYHLVGEERLVCVSAAADGGGPQYKLLARGQRAPVPMIAYAQTLTLGRMVNGEIARRGLASRLDVIAVSDFAESVHEMVRQRMGLAWLPARLIADDLHAGRLVRAGLEVGGESDLVMQILLYRPRAPMRALGEAFWHAAVAG, encoded by the coding sequence ATGCATATCCGCTGGCTGGAGGATTTTGTGTGCCTGGCCCAGGCCGGCAGCCTCGCGCGTGCGGCGGAGCTGCGCAACGTCACGCCGCCGGCATTCGGGCGCCGCATGCAGGCGCTGGAAGTCTGGGCGGGCGCGCCGCTGATCGATCGCAGCGTGTTCCCGGTGCGGCTCACCGATGAGGGGCGGCAGTTCCTGGAGGCCGCGCAGAGCGCGCTGCGCACGCTGGACGAGACGCGCATGTCGCTGCGCGCGGCGCATCGGGCCGATGCCAGCACCGTGGTGATCGTCACCGGCAAGACGCTGGCGCGCTCGATGGTGCCGGCGTGGCTGGCCGGCCTGCGCCATGCGCTGCGCAACGACAAGGCGGCTGCGGGCTTTCGCACGCGGCTTTCCACCTTTGCCACGCACGACGCGCTGGCGATCTTCACCGAAGGCGACGCGGATTTCCTGCTTTGCTACAACTCGCCGGAGCAGCCGGTGACGCTGGACAGCGCGCGCTACCAGTACCACCTCGTGGGCGAGGAGCGCCTGGTTTGCGTGAGCGCGGCGGCCGATGGCGGCGGGCCACAGTACAAGTTGCTCGCCCGCGGCCAGCGCGCCCCGGTGCCGATGATCGCCTACGCGCAGACGCTGACCCTGGGCCGCATGGTCAACGGCGAGATCGCGCGGCGCGGGCTGGCCAGCCGGCTCGACGTGATCGCGGTCAGCGACTTCGCCGAATCCGTGCATGAAATGGTGCGCCAGCGCATGGGCCTGGCGTGGTTGCCCGCGCGGCTGATCGCCGATGACCTGCACGCCGGGCGCCTGGTGCGCGCCGGGCTGGAGGTAGGCGGCGAGTCGGACCTCGTGATGCAGATCCTGCTGTATCGCCCGCGCGCGCCCATGCGGGCACTGGGCGAGGCCTTCTGGCATGCGGCGGTGGCGGGCTAG
- a CDS encoding Bug family tripartite tricarboxylate transporter substrate binding protein, translating into MNKLLRAAAAASFCLLAGGASASGWPTKPISLVVGYTAGGSVDLVARTIAPELGKRLGQSVVIENLGGAGGTIGASKVVKADADGYTLLMGSGSEVSIARLTNPAVRYDGERDLAPITFVGTQPMVLVGKSALPARNADELIALAKAQPGKLAYASSGVGTPLNLAGELIKQQGKVNITHVPYKGASAMSTDLLGGQIDLAVMVLSSALPHIQAGRVKAYGVTEGHRAQVAPNVPALAESSTLKGVDMGVWFGLMAPANTPRAVVDRLNTEMQAVLAMPDVKKKLAEAGVEVAPGGPGQFASFIKRETVKYKSIVQTAGIHE; encoded by the coding sequence ATGAACAAACTGCTGCGTGCGGCTGCTGCCGCATCCTTCTGCCTGCTTGCCGGCGGCGCCAGCGCCTCGGGCTGGCCGACCAAGCCGATTTCCCTGGTGGTGGGCTACACCGCGGGCGGCAGCGTCGACCTGGTGGCGCGCACCATCGCACCGGAACTGGGCAAGCGCCTGGGCCAGAGCGTGGTGATCGAGAACCTGGGCGGCGCGGGCGGCACCATTGGCGCGTCCAAGGTGGTCAAGGCCGACGCCGACGGCTACACGCTGCTGATGGGCTCGGGCAGCGAGGTCTCGATCGCGCGCCTGACCAACCCCGCCGTGCGCTACGACGGCGAGCGCGACCTGGCGCCGATCACCTTCGTCGGCACCCAGCCGATGGTGCTGGTGGGCAAGTCCGCGCTGCCGGCCAGGAACGCCGACGAGCTGATCGCGCTGGCCAAGGCGCAGCCGGGCAAGCTGGCCTATGCCTCGTCCGGCGTGGGTACGCCGCTGAACCTGGCCGGCGAGCTGATCAAGCAGCAAGGCAAGGTCAACATCACCCATGTGCCCTACAAGGGTGCATCCGCCATGTCCACTGACCTGCTCGGCGGCCAGATCGACCTCGCCGTGATGGTGCTGTCGTCGGCGCTGCCGCATATCCAGGCTGGCCGGGTCAAGGCCTACGGCGTGACCGAAGGGCACCGCGCCCAGGTGGCGCCCAACGTACCCGCGCTGGCGGAAAGCAGCACGCTCAAGGGCGTGGACATGGGTGTGTGGTTTGGCCTGATGGCGCCGGCCAATACGCCGCGCGCCGTGGTAGACCGCCTGAACACCGAGATGCAGGCCGTGCTGGCCATGCCCGACGTGAAGAAGAAGCTGGCCGAGGCCGGCGTGGAAGTGGCGCCGGGCGGCCCGGGCCAGTTCGCCAGCTTTATCAAGCGCGAGACGGTGAAGTACAAGAGCATCGTCCAGACTGCCGGCATTCACGAATAA
- a CDS encoding M14 family metallopeptidase — translation MTTTAPSFDAYPVEVEFPDISAYAAGNAGVAYVHTFDSGVPGPHVMVNALTHGNEVCGAITVKALLDLGLRPRRGRLTLAFANVDAYHSFDAARPDASRYVDQDFNRVWTAAVLDDTTRDSSELRRARAMRPVIDTVDLLLDLHSMHEKSLPLIVSGPLDKGIALSRAVGAPANVIVDEGHPEGRRMRDYEGFGDPASARNALLVECGQHWEAAAVGVARDSTARFLLHAGVIDAADVPAGWLLPLAPQRVVRVTEPVVASSMDFRFAGPYTGLETFAEADTVIGWRDGEPVVTPYPDCVLVMPSLRQLRPGVTVVRLGQVVG, via the coding sequence ATGACGACCACTGCCCCCAGCTTCGACGCTTACCCGGTTGAAGTCGAATTCCCCGATATCTCCGCCTACGCCGCCGGCAACGCCGGCGTGGCTTACGTCCACACCTTCGACAGCGGCGTGCCCGGCCCGCACGTGATGGTCAATGCGCTGACCCACGGCAACGAGGTGTGCGGCGCCATCACCGTCAAGGCGCTGCTGGACCTGGGCCTGCGCCCGCGCCGCGGCCGCCTGACGCTGGCCTTCGCCAACGTCGACGCGTACCACAGCTTCGATGCGGCCCGCCCGGATGCGTCGCGCTATGTCGACCAGGATTTCAACCGCGTGTGGACGGCCGCCGTGCTCGACGACACCACCCGTGACTCGTCCGAGCTGCGCCGCGCGCGGGCCATGCGCCCGGTCATCGATACCGTGGACCTGCTGCTCGACCTGCACTCCATGCACGAGAAGAGCTTGCCGCTGATCGTGTCCGGCCCGCTCGACAAGGGCATCGCCCTGTCGCGCGCCGTGGGCGCGCCCGCCAATGTGATCGTGGACGAGGGCCATCCGGAAGGACGGCGCATGCGCGACTACGAAGGCTTTGGCGACCCCGCCAGCGCCAGGAACGCGCTGCTGGTCGAATGCGGCCAGCACTGGGAAGCCGCTGCCGTGGGCGTGGCCCGGGACAGCACCGCGCGCTTCTTGCTCCATGCCGGCGTGATCGACGCGGCCGACGTGCCCGCTGGCTGGCTCCTGCCCTTGGCGCCGCAGCGGGTGGTACGCGTGACCGAACCCGTGGTCGCCAGCAGCATGGACTTCCGCTTCGCCGGCCCATACACCGGGCTGGAAACCTTCGCCGAAGCCGACACCGTGATCGGCTGGCGCGACGGCGAGCCGGTGGTCACGCCGTATCCGGATTGCGTGCTGGTGATGCCGTCGCTGCGGCAACTGCGCCCGGGCGTGACCGTGGTGCGCCTGGGGCAGGTGGTAGGCTGA
- a CDS encoding Sbal_3080 family lipoprotein, whose product MKKALLAASLGLLVTGCATYQAVVPVDRGDRIASMQPADGTLFCVIANPGSGGNAYAEYIRDSVQQRGFEFKMLSPGSSVASCPYTATVYMQRQTYWRDFLSTAEIIVYINGERAGKANYDALRSAGGLNLSNLVPPEMKIDELFEQLLPGMRPKPSTAGTPGAPGAPQSPATPA is encoded by the coding sequence ATGAAAAAAGCATTGCTAGCCGCCAGCCTAGGCTTGCTGGTCACCGGCTGCGCCACGTACCAGGCCGTCGTGCCGGTCGACCGCGGCGACCGTATCGCCTCCATGCAGCCCGCTGACGGCACGCTGTTTTGCGTGATCGCCAACCCGGGCAGCGGCGGCAATGCCTATGCGGAATACATCCGCGACTCGGTGCAGCAGCGCGGTTTTGAGTTCAAGATGCTGTCGCCCGGCTCGTCGGTGGCGTCGTGCCCCTATACCGCCACGGTCTACATGCAACGCCAGACCTACTGGCGCGATTTCCTGAGTACGGCGGAGATCATCGTCTATATCAACGGCGAGCGCGCCGGCAAGGCGAACTACGATGCCCTGCGCAGCGCCGGTGGCCTCAACCTGAGCAACCTGGTCCCGCCCGAGATGAAGATCGACGAGTTGTTCGAGCAATTGCTGCCCGGCATGCGGCCAAAGCCGTCCACGGCCGGCACGCCAGGTGCGCCGGGCGCCCCGCAATCGCCGGCTACGCCAGCCTGA
- a CDS encoding OB-fold putative lipoprotein, with protein sequence MLNRTQQILIGVVALAVLGMLWLTGNHEAQQEEPAPEPVTAASAAVPEPNAGARGVPKNGTLDPISIDPNRSTDILPQYQADTLVDDYQENVGTANDRYLGKYFIVEGVASGARREGNDTVFLDIRSNSPTLVVRAKLLPIQICGPAGRTCEVEARATMVRRGQKVAVECTGAGQVEGSPVLEDCLVRGGAN encoded by the coding sequence ATGTTGAACCGTACCCAGCAAATCCTTATCGGTGTTGTCGCCCTTGCCGTCCTTGGCATGTTGTGGCTCACCGGCAACCATGAAGCGCAGCAGGAAGAGCCGGCCCCCGAGCCGGTCACGGCAGCGTCCGCGGCGGTGCCGGAGCCCAACGCCGGCGCGCGCGGCGTGCCCAAGAACGGCACGCTGGACCCGATCAGCATCGACCCGAACCGCTCCACCGACATCCTGCCGCAATACCAGGCGGACACCCTTGTCGACGATTACCAGGAGAACGTTGGCACGGCCAACGACCGCTACCTGGGCAAGTATTTCATCGTGGAGGGCGTGGCCAGCGGCGCGAGGCGCGAGGGAAACGACACGGTCTTCCTGGATATCCGCTCCAATAGCCCGACCCTGGTGGTGCGCGCCAAGCTCCTGCCGATCCAGATCTGCGGCCCCGCCGGGCGCACCTGCGAGGTCGAGGCACGCGCAACCATGGTCCGGCGCGGACAGAAGGTGGCCGTGGAATGCACCGGCGCGGGCCAGGTGGAAGGCTCGCCCGTCCTCGAAGATTGCCTTGTGCGTGGCGGCGCCAACTGA
- a CDS encoding acyltransferase family protein yields MNRDGTHLCALDGVRGLAVLIVMLYHFAHVGLVSDLPLDRLFYQLSMTGWIGVDIFFALSGFLITGILLRTKGAPNYLRAFYGRRVLRIFPLYYFYLAVLFVLLFPLISHRVGANEQAKLEAVQASWPWFVLYLSNLKQALAGTFFGAGAGHLWSLAIEEQFYAVWPLLVLLLPLAAMRRLCLVLLAGTLALRVGMVLQGFSADAISVFTPARLDGLVAGALLAMAVRRGLHFKPWLVKAAPLALLVLAGGLAAMGSRLEASPLIYTVGFSVVAMVAVGLIYAACATDRHAVFSNRYLVFLGKYSYALYVFHPIIRVAAVKVFGEPRLLFGSQIPWQLGFSAACLCASIAAALLSWHLIEKRFLGLKDMLFPNRVPTPAPPPPSAALPARDTFGADPARRGRPII; encoded by the coding sequence ATGAACCGAGACGGTACACACCTTTGCGCGCTCGACGGTGTGCGGGGCCTGGCGGTCCTGATCGTCATGCTCTATCACTTTGCCCATGTGGGCCTGGTGTCGGACCTGCCGCTCGACCGCCTGTTCTACCAGTTGTCGATGACGGGGTGGATTGGCGTGGATATCTTCTTTGCACTGTCGGGATTCCTGATCACGGGCATCCTGCTGCGCACCAAGGGCGCGCCCAACTATCTGCGCGCGTTCTACGGGCGCCGCGTGCTGCGCATCTTTCCGCTGTACTACTTCTACCTGGCCGTCCTGTTTGTGCTGCTGTTCCCGCTGATCTCGCACCGCGTCGGCGCCAACGAGCAGGCCAAGCTGGAGGCGGTGCAGGCCAGCTGGCCGTGGTTCGTGCTGTATCTGTCCAACCTCAAGCAGGCGCTGGCCGGCACGTTCTTCGGCGCGGGCGCGGGGCATTTGTGGTCGCTTGCCATCGAGGAGCAGTTCTACGCCGTGTGGCCGTTGCTGGTGCTGCTGTTGCCGTTGGCCGCCATGCGCCGGCTCTGCCTGGTGCTGCTGGCGGGAACGCTGGCGCTGCGCGTCGGCATGGTCTTGCAAGGCTTCAGCGCGGATGCCATTTCGGTGTTCACGCCGGCCCGGCTGGATGGCCTGGTGGCCGGCGCGTTGCTGGCGATGGCGGTCCGGCGCGGATTGCACTTCAAGCCCTGGCTGGTGAAGGCGGCGCCGTTGGCGCTGCTGGTGCTGGCGGGCGGGCTCGCGGCCATGGGCTCCCGGCTGGAAGCCAGCCCGCTGATCTACACCGTGGGCTTCTCGGTGGTTGCCATGGTGGCGGTGGGCCTGATCTACGCGGCCTGCGCCACGGACCGGCACGCCGTGTTCAGCAACCGGTACCTGGTGTTCCTGGGCAAGTACAGCTACGCGCTTTACGTGTTCCACCCGATCATCCGCGTGGCGGCGGTCAAGGTGTTCGGCGAGCCGCGCCTGTTGTTCGGCAGCCAGATCCCCTGGCAGCTGGGCTTTTCGGCGGCGTGCCTGTGCGCCTCCATCGCAGCGGCCTTGCTGAGCTGGCACCTGATCGAAAAGCGCTTCCTGGGGCTAAAGGACATGCTGTTCCCCAACCGGGTTCCCACACCGGCGCCGCCCCCGCCATCCGCCGCCTTGCCGGCGCGCGACACGTTTGGCGCCGACCCCGCCAGGCGCGGACGGCCCATCATCTAG